The region TGCGGGAGTACCGGACTCTGGAGGAGGCGCGGGCGTCGGTGGAGGCGTTCGTCTTTGAGGTGTACAACCGCAAGCGTCCGCACTCGGCCTTGGGGTACCTGACGCCTGAAGCTTTTGTGGACAGCCTGTTGAAAGGGGGTGGGAGCCCTGACTAAACTGACCGGTGAGGTGGTGCAAATTTAGGGGCGCAGTACAAGCCTCCTTACCACAGCTCCTGTTCAGCACGACGGATTGCCAGTATCACCGCTCCTTGCTGAGTTACAATGTCCCCCTGGCTCGAGATCATCAGAGGAACTACGAAAGGCAGGCAGGCCGCGAGTCGCTCACTCACCTGAGGGAGCCAGGGTCCTAGGTGCAATCCCACTCCCCCACCCAGTACGATCCGTCCAGGATCGTAGCTCAGGGTGAGCACACTTACGGCGTAAGCTAGTGCCTCTAACAACACTTCCCGGGCCTGCTGCGCCGCACGGTTACGTCCACGCAGAGCCTCCTCAGCCCCCCCTCGACCCCCGAAGTGCCAATAAAGCCGGCTGAGTCCCACTCCGGAAAGAGTCTCCTCTAGGATCTGACCTACCGGCGAAACGAAGGGCAGGTAGCCAATCTCCCCCGCCCGTCCGTTATCTCCAGACCAGACCGTGGTACCCCGCGCCACCGCCGCACCCAACCCAGTGCCGATCGCTAGAAAAGCTACCGACATCTCG is a window of Allomeiothermus silvanus DSM 9946 DNA encoding:
- a CDS encoding ROK family protein, which produces MSVAFLAIGTGLGAAVARGTTVWSGDNGRAGEIGYLPFVSPVGQILEETLSGVGLSRLYWHFGGRGGAEEALRGRNRAAQQAREVLLEALAYAVSVLTLSYDPGRIVLGGGVGLHLGPWLPQVSERLAACLPFVVPLMISSQGDIVTQQGAVILAIRRAEQELW